In Penaeus monodon isolate SGIC_2016 chromosome 7, NSTDA_Pmon_1, whole genome shotgun sequence, the following are encoded in one genomic region:
- the LOC119575574 gene encoding canalicular multispecific organic anion transporter 2-like, whose amino-acid sequence MAEEGVLDKFCGSQFWDANLTWYTDTPQFTPCFERTVLVWIPCGFLWLFAPLETHYVLQSADRLVPWSWLNISKLVVSATLMTLQCLDFFYAVH is encoded by the exons ATGGCCGAGGAGGGAGTTTTAGATAAATTTTGCGGCTCCCAATTTTGG gatgCCAACCTCACATggtacacagacacaccccagtTTACGCCGTGCTTTGAGCGAACAGTGCTGGTGTGGATACCCTGTGGTTTTCTGTGGTTGTTTGCTCCCTTGGAGACCCACTATGTTCTTCAAAGTGCCGATCGACTCGTACCTTGGTCCTGGCTCAATATTTCGAAGTTG GTGGTATCAGCTACCTTAATGACCCTGCAGTGCTTGGATTTCTTTTATGCTGTCCAT